From one Formosa sediminum genomic stretch:
- the leuD gene encoding 3-isopropylmalate dehydratase small subunit: MEKFTTLQSRAIPLDIENIDTDQIIPARFLKATDREGFGDNVFRDWRYHKNGDINEEFPLNDITYAGSILVAGDNFGCGSSREHAAWAIADYGFKVVVSSFFADIFKGNALNNGILPVQVSPEFLKVLFNHITSDPETIINVNLEAQIISIQDTDFQESFEIDPYKKTCLINGYDDIDYLLSKKEDILAFEAKNETIAL; the protein is encoded by the coding sequence ATGGAAAAGTTTACAACATTACAGTCTAGAGCCATTCCATTAGACATAGAAAATATAGATACAGACCAAATTATCCCTGCTCGATTCTTAAAAGCTACAGACAGAGAAGGTTTTGGAGACAATGTATTTAGAGATTGGAGATATCATAAAAATGGAGATATTAATGAAGAATTCCCACTAAATGATATCACTTATGCCGGTAGCATTCTAGTTGCTGGAGACAATTTTGGTTGTGGTTCTAGTCGCGAGCATGCCGCTTGGGCTATTGCAGATTATGGATTTAAGGTTGTGGTTTCTAGTTTCTTTGCAGATATTTTTAAAGGAAATGCTCTTAATAATGGAATATTACCCGTACAAGTATCTCCAGAATTCTTAAAAGTGTTATTTAATCACATAACAAGTGACCCAGAAACAATAATTAATGTAAATTTAGAGGCTCAAATCATTTCTATTCAAGACACTGATTTTCAAGAATCTTTTGAGATCGATCCATACAAAAAAACGTGTCTAATTAATGGATATGATGATATTGATTATTTGTTAAGTAAAAAAGAAGATATTTTAGCCTTTGAAGCTAAAAACGAAACCATAGCCCTATAA